From one Bacteroides intestinalis DSM 17393 genomic stretch:
- the cobM gene encoding precorrin-4 C(11)-methyltransferase: protein MKTAILLVTGNSLSLAETLHQEMNDSEIFTLEHFPGCTYISSLSDFIEENFDEYDAFIFICAMGICVRTIAPHVKDKHTDPAVICVDSMGRNAISVLSGHIGQANKITQDVAHILGANPVISTLSDNSGLWALDTLGQEFGWEVLVGMSHAYYKNIELLDDEEESDEGEEYNEEEEYGEDENEEYDEDEDEEYDEDEDEEYDEDEDEEYDEDEDEIEDDNSIILQMRDGTNYNERTKEFNVIINLFVNKYRTALLLEIRDEGTDYLERTRPQHVDVYYHRSDMDLSQYKLLIIVSPFMFFDPAIAHIQYIPKILHVGLGLALDPPEFEELFVNLVVGAPGKNICGQAIKEVATIDVKRNVEVIKKLQKLVDVRFYTAEELSQVEVPNPSTTVQKYMGTPSVCEAAAILSSHHGVLYAEKFKGLSNKSTFAIAIENGYLRQGHIEIVGAGPGNPDLISVCGRQMLEKADLILYAGSLVPRELTFCAKPGATVRNSASMDLEEQFALMKKFYDEDKFIVRLHTGDPCIYGAIQEQMNYFDQHHMSYHITPGISSFQAAAAALKSQFTIPEKVQSIILTRGEGRTPMPEREQLHLLARSQSTMCIFLSAGIAEQVQEELLQEYPETTPVAVCYHLTWKDERIYRGELKNLAKIVKENNLTLTTMIVVGEAIDNREGLSRLYAHEFKHLFRK from the coding sequence ATGAAAACAGCTATCCTTTTAGTAACAGGCAACAGCCTCAGCCTGGCCGAGACACTGCACCAAGAAATGAACGACTCCGAAATATTCACACTCGAACATTTTCCCGGTTGCACTTATATCTCATCCCTTTCCGATTTCATAGAAGAGAATTTCGACGAATATGATGCATTCATCTTCATTTGTGCCATGGGCATTTGTGTCCGCACCATTGCCCCCCATGTAAAAGATAAGCACACCGACCCAGCCGTGATCTGCGTGGACAGTATGGGGCGCAATGCCATATCCGTATTGTCCGGTCACATCGGGCAAGCCAATAAAATCACCCAAGATGTCGCCCACATTTTAGGGGCGAATCCCGTCATCAGTACCTTGAGCGACAATAGCGGATTATGGGCTCTTGACACCCTCGGACAAGAGTTCGGTTGGGAGGTTTTGGTAGGTATGTCGCACGCATACTATAAAAATATAGAACTCCTCGACGACGAAGAAGAAAGCGATGAGGGGGAAGAGTACAATGAAGAAGAAGAGTACGGCGAAGATGAGAATGAAGAGTACGACGAGGATGAGGATGAAGAGTACGACGAGGATGAGGATGAAGAGTACGATGAGGATGAGGATGAAGAGTACGATGAAGATGAGGATGAAATTGAGGATGATAACAGTATCATACTTCAAATGAGGGACGGTACCAATTACAACGAGAGAACCAAGGAATTCAACGTCATCATTAACCTCTTCGTCAACAAATACCGTACCGCCCTGTTACTTGAAATCCGCGATGAAGGTACTGACTACCTGGAACGTACCCGACCCCAACACGTCGACGTCTATTACCATCGCAGCGACATGGATCTCAGCCAGTACAAACTGCTGATTATCGTCAGTCCCTTTATGTTCTTCGACCCCGCAATAGCCCACATACAGTATATTCCTAAAATATTGCATGTCGGCCTCGGACTCGCACTCGATCCCCCCGAATTCGAAGAACTATTCGTCAATCTCGTTGTAGGCGCACCCGGTAAAAACATCTGCGGGCAAGCCATCAAAGAAGTAGCCACCATCGATGTGAAACGCAACGTAGAAGTGATAAAAAAATTACAGAAACTGGTCGACGTCCGCTTCTATACGGCCGAAGAACTGAGCCAGGTAGAAGTTCCCAATCCCAGCACCACCGTACAAAAGTACATGGGCACGCCCAGTGTATGCGAAGCAGCGGCCATACTCTCATCGCATCACGGTGTGCTATATGCCGAGAAATTCAAAGGCCTCAGCAATAAATCCACCTTCGCCATCGCCATCGAGAACGGATACCTGCGTCAAGGGCACATCGAAATCGTCGGTGCCGGTCCGGGTAATCCCGACCTTATCTCCGTATGTGGAAGGCAAATGCTGGAGAAGGCAGATCTTATCCTCTACGCCGGCAGTCTCGTCCCCCGCGAACTGACATTCTGTGCCAAACCGGGTGCTACCGTCCGCAACTCAGCCTCTATGGACTTGGAAGAACAATTTGCACTGATGAAGAAATTCTATGATGAAGACAAATTCATCGTCCGCCTGCATACGGGCGATCCCTGCATCTACGGTGCCATTCAGGAACAGATGAACTATTTCGACCAGCATCACATGAGTTATCACATCACACCGGGCATTTCTTCCTTCCAGGCTGCTGCCGCTGCGCTGAAGTCTCAGTTTACCATTCCTGAGAAAGTGCAGAGTATCATCCTTACCCGCGGCGAAGGACGCACCCCCATGCCGGAACGCGAACAACTCCACCTGCTGGCACGCTCGCAAAGCACCATGTGTATCTTCCTCAGCGCCGGCATTGCCGAACAGGTGCAGGAAGAGCTCTTACAGGAATATCCCGAAACCACCCCTGTTGCCGTTTGCTACCACCTTACCTGGAAAGACGAGCGCATCTATCGTGGAGAGTTGAAGAACCTTGCAAAGATTGTGAAAGAGAACAACCTAACGCTCACCACCATGATTGTCGTAGGTGAAGCCATCGACAACCGCGAAGGCCTTTCCCGGCTCTACGCCCATGAGTTCAAACATCTCTTCCGTAAATAA